The following coding sequences are from one Vibrio syngnathi window:
- the cysD gene encoding sulfate adenylyltransferase subunit CysD → MARNASLKGSTEMDQERLTHLKQLEAESIHIIREVAAEFDNPVMMYSIGKDSSVMLHLARKAFYPGKIPFPLLHVDTDWKFREMIEFRDRTAKKYGFDLLVHKNPEGIEMGCSPFVHGSSKHTDIMKTQGLKQALNKYGFDAAFGGARRDEEKSRAKERVYSFRDKNHTWDPKNQRPELWHTYNGQVNKGESIRVFPLSNWTELDIWQYIYLESIDIVPLYLSDKRPVVERDGMLIMVDDDRMELQEGEVIEEKSVRFRTLGCYPLTGAVESEANTLTGIIEEMLVATSSERQGRAIDHDQSGSMELKKRQGYF, encoded by the coding sequence ATTGCTCGTAACGCGAGCCTTAAAGGAAGCACTGAAATGGACCAAGAACGTTTAACCCACCTAAAGCAGCTCGAAGCGGAAAGTATTCATATTATCCGTGAAGTGGCGGCTGAGTTTGATAACCCAGTGATGATGTACTCCATCGGTAAAGATTCTTCTGTGATGCTTCATTTAGCTCGCAAAGCGTTTTATCCAGGCAAGATTCCATTCCCACTATTGCACGTTGATACGGATTGGAAATTCCGCGAGATGATTGAGTTTCGTGATCGTACGGCTAAAAAGTACGGCTTTGACCTTTTAGTACATAAGAACCCAGAAGGTATTGAGATGGGTTGTAGCCCATTCGTACATGGTTCTTCGAAGCACACGGACATCATGAAAACACAGGGCCTTAAGCAGGCGTTAAACAAGTACGGGTTCGATGCCGCTTTCGGAGGTGCACGTCGTGATGAAGAAAAATCTCGAGCGAAAGAGCGTGTTTATTCTTTCCGCGATAAGAACCATACATGGGATCCAAAGAATCAGCGTCCAGAGCTTTGGCATACCTACAACGGCCAGGTTAATAAGGGCGAAAGCATTCGTGTCTTCCCGCTATCTAACTGGACTGAGCTCGATATCTGGCAATACATCTACCTAGAGAGCATCGATATTGTTCCACTTTACCTTTCAGATAAACGTCCTGTGGTTGAGCGTGATGGCATGCTGATCATGGTTGATGATGACCGTATGGAACTGCAAGAAGGTGAAGTGATTGAAGAGAAAAGCGTTCGTTTTCGTACTTTAGGCTGTTACCCATTAACCGGAGCGGTTGAATCTGAGGCGAATACGCTAACAGGCATTATTGAAGAAATGCTGGTGGCGACGTCTAGTGAGCGTCAAGGTCGAGCGATTGACCATGATCAGTCGGGCTCTATGGAGCTGAAAAAGCGCCAAGGTTATTTCTAA
- the cysN gene encoding sulfate adenylyltransferase subunit CysN produces the protein MNSAVEAELAELGIEGYLSQHQHKSMLRFLTCGSVDDGKSTLIGRLLHDTKQIYEDQLAAVHSDSQRVGTTGEKPDLALLVDGLQAEREQGITIDVAYRYFSTQKRKFIIADTPGHEQYTRNMATGASTCDLAVILIDARKGVLDQTRRHSFISNLLGLKHFIVAVNKMDLVEYSQDRFEEIRDQYLEFAENLEGETNIQILPVSALEGINVAAPSKELAWFEGPSLLEVLENVDIDQKRSAGEFRFPVQYVNRPNLDFRGFAGTVASGRVSVGDEIKALPSGKTSKVASIVTFDGELESAQAGLAVTLTLEDEIDISRGDLIVLENAQIESTNYVLADIVWMTEQPLQPGKAYDIKIAGKKTVGQVETVRHQYDINNLSTYAVDELPLNGIGLCEWSLNETVALDKYRESADTGGFIVIDRLTNVTVGAGLIRDRLDSVEQQVGNFSAFELEFNALVRKHFPHWDAKDLSQLLKS, from the coding sequence ATGAATAGTGCAGTAGAAGCCGAATTGGCTGAACTAGGGATTGAAGGTTATCTAAGTCAGCATCAGCATAAATCTATGCTTAGATTTTTAACTTGTGGCTCGGTAGATGATGGTAAAAGTACCTTAATCGGCCGTTTACTCCATGATACAAAACAGATTTATGAAGATCAGCTAGCGGCGGTTCACTCAGATAGCCAACGAGTGGGTACCACAGGTGAGAAGCCTGACTTGGCACTGCTTGTTGATGGTCTGCAGGCTGAGCGTGAGCAAGGGATTACGATCGATGTGGCTTATCGTTACTTCTCGACTCAAAAGCGTAAATTCATTATTGCTGATACCCCAGGGCATGAGCAGTACACGCGTAACATGGCAACCGGCGCTTCAACGTGTGATCTGGCTGTGATCTTGATTGATGCTCGTAAGGGCGTTCTGGATCAAACACGTCGTCACTCGTTTATTTCTAACCTGCTTGGTTTGAAGCATTTCATTGTCGCAGTCAACAAGATGGATCTGGTGGAGTATTCACAAGATCGTTTTGAAGAGATTCGCGATCAATATCTAGAGTTTGCTGAGAACTTAGAGGGCGAAACTAACATTCAGATTCTGCCAGTTTCGGCGCTTGAAGGCATCAACGTTGCAGCGCCAAGTAAAGAGCTTGCATGGTTCGAAGGCCCATCTCTATTAGAAGTGCTAGAGAACGTCGATATTGACCAAAAACGCTCTGCGGGTGAATTCCGATTCCCTGTGCAGTATGTCAATCGTCCTAACTTAGATTTTCGTGGCTTTGCCGGCACAGTCGCTTCTGGTCGTGTCAGCGTCGGTGATGAAATCAAGGCATTGCCTTCAGGTAAAACCTCGAAGGTGGCAAGCATTGTGACCTTTGATGGTGAACTTGAATCAGCACAAGCCGGTTTGGCGGTAACGCTGACTCTTGAAGATGAGATCGATATCAGTCGTGGTGATTTGATTGTGCTGGAAAACGCGCAAATTGAATCTACTAACTATGTATTGGCTGACATCGTGTGGATGACAGAACAACCACTGCAACCGGGCAAAGCTTACGACATCAAAATCGCAGGCAAGAAAACCGTCGGTCAGGTTGAAACGGTTCGTCACCAATATGACATCAACAACCTGTCGACTTACGCTGTCGATGAGTTGCCACTGAATGGCATTGGCTTGTGTGAATGGTCACTGAACGAGACTGTCGCGCTGGATAAATACCGTGAGAGTGCTGATACCGGTGGTTTCATCGTTATCGACCGATTAACTAACGTGACGGTTGGTGCGGGTTTGATTCGAGACCGTTTGGACTCTGTTGAACAGCAAGTTGGCAACTTCTCTGCATTTGAACTTGAGTTCAACGCATTGGTACGCAAGCACTTCCCTCATTGGGATGCCAAAGATCTAAGCCAACTACTGAAGTCATAA
- a CDS encoding SLC13 family permease, with translation MWQQGFVLAILLGIITCLLVTRIKPSFIFAGAAFIAFMAGMIDLSSLANNFTNSSLLTLILLILASSALEKTRLISWVSRNISEGRLGTVVAKLGISTALLSSFTNNTAVVVSLIGAIKRNQQHAPSKLLIPLSYAAILGGTLTLIGTSTNLIINSFVEDAGLPSLNFFTPTLIGLAVLVGGVLILIPLSYFLPSYDDGSQDDLPYFLEARVEPGSPLVGRSVSENNLRALRKLFLAEVIRDGKTTASIDPDFILQARDRLLFCGDVESVATLQEIQGLTLFGQHHLNGQSFVEVVVSSSASFCNKTLKTSQFRDRFDAVVVAIRRGHERLEGGLGNITLTAGDTLILVPGKRFEEQRQQHNKEFVLMNDLDSSAKLDADKSTFVLLGFASVIGLSLADVVPIIKGLAGFLLLLVVFGVVQLGELRRRFPVDIVVIVGSALSIAQLMISSGLSERMGLMFMEAFNGWGVFGALVATYFMTLVLTELVTNNAAAALSFPIGYSMAVGYGVDPMPFIMAVLFGASASFISPYGYQTNLLVYSVGNYHLTDYLRIGIPISIVYSGLVLTLIPYFFPF, from the coding sequence ATGTGGCAACAAGGATTTGTATTAGCGATTTTGCTCGGCATCATTACTTGCCTGCTCGTTACCCGTATTAAGCCAAGCTTTATCTTTGCTGGCGCGGCGTTTATTGCTTTTATGGCTGGCATGATCGACTTGTCGAGCCTAGCCAATAATTTCACTAACTCCTCGTTACTGACTTTAATTCTTCTGATCCTCGCATCAAGTGCGTTGGAGAAAACTCGCTTAATCAGCTGGGTTAGCCGCAATATCTCTGAAGGTCGGCTAGGTACAGTGGTTGCGAAGTTGGGTATTTCCACAGCGCTACTTTCTTCTTTTACCAATAACACCGCGGTGGTTGTCTCTTTGATCGGGGCGATCAAACGTAATCAACAACATGCGCCATCTAAATTACTTATTCCTTTGTCATATGCTGCCATCTTAGGTGGAACACTGACATTGATCGGCACCTCTACCAACTTGATCATCAATAGCTTCGTTGAAGATGCGGGTTTGCCGAGCCTAAACTTTTTCACACCGACCTTGATCGGTTTAGCTGTCTTAGTCGGTGGTGTGTTGATCCTCATTCCTCTGAGCTACTTCTTACCCAGCTACGACGATGGCTCTCAAGACGATCTACCTTACTTTCTCGAGGCGCGAGTTGAGCCGGGTTCTCCTTTAGTTGGCCGCAGCGTCAGCGAGAATAACCTCAGAGCATTGAGAAAACTGTTCTTAGCGGAAGTGATTCGAGACGGTAAAACAACCGCGTCTATAGACCCTGACTTCATACTTCAAGCTCGTGATCGACTACTGTTTTGTGGTGATGTCGAGAGTGTTGCAACACTGCAAGAGATCCAAGGGCTAACTCTGTTTGGTCAGCACCACCTGAACGGCCAGAGCTTTGTTGAGGTCGTAGTCAGTTCATCGGCAAGCTTCTGTAATAAAACCCTCAAAACCAGCCAGTTCAGAGATCGCTTCGATGCGGTTGTGGTTGCCATTCGTCGTGGTCATGAACGCCTTGAAGGTGGCCTTGGAAACATCACATTAACCGCTGGCGATACCTTGATTTTGGTTCCAGGAAAACGTTTTGAAGAACAGCGTCAACAACACAATAAAGAGTTTGTGTTGATGAACGATCTAGACTCAAGCGCCAAGCTTGATGCCGATAAATCGACGTTTGTGTTGCTCGGATTTGCTAGTGTGATTGGGTTATCGCTCGCTGATGTAGTCCCGATTATTAAAGGGCTCGCGGGATTTTTATTATTGCTGGTGGTATTTGGCGTAGTACAACTTGGTGAGCTTCGCCGCCGCTTCCCCGTCGATATTGTCGTGATCGTTGGTTCGGCACTCTCTATTGCTCAACTGATGATTTCATCTGGGTTGTCTGAGCGAATGGGGCTGATGTTTATGGAAGCCTTTAATGGCTGGGGTGTGTTTGGAGCGCTAGTCGCGACCTATTTCATGACGTTGGTCCTGACTGAGTTGGTGACCAATAATGCGGCGGCGGCACTCTCGTTCCCAATTGGCTACAGTATGGCTGTCGGTTATGGCGTTGACCCAATGCCGTTTATTATGGCGGTTCTGTTTGGTGCCAGTGCCAGTTTTATTTCGCCATACGGCTACCAAACCAACTTACTTGTTTATAGCGTAGGTAATTACCATCTCACGGATTATCTACGTATCGGCATCCCAATCTCGATTGTCTATTCGGGTTTGGTGTTGACCCTAATTCCTTACTTTTTCCCATTTTAA
- the cysC gene encoding adenylyl-sulfate kinase, translating into MTAILKPKDENVVWHQHSIDKAFRSNLKSQKPAVLWFTGLSGSGKSTVAGALENRLAQLGYHTYLLDGDNVRHGLCSDLGFSEQDRRENIRRIGELAKLMADAGLIVLSAFISPHQAERQLVRDLLPEGEFLEVFVNTPLEVCEQRDPKGLYKKARAGEIPNFTGISSAYEAPRNPEIDLPAGEKTLDELVELCIDALEKRNILAN; encoded by the coding sequence ATGACCGCAATACTCAAACCAAAAGATGAGAATGTTGTGTGGCATCAACACTCGATTGATAAAGCATTTCGCTCTAATCTGAAATCACAAAAGCCAGCTGTGCTCTGGTTCACGGGATTATCTGGTTCTGGGAAGTCGACAGTCGCTGGAGCATTAGAAAATCGCTTGGCACAGCTTGGTTACCATACTTACTTATTGGATGGCGACAATGTCCGTCATGGATTATGTAGCGACCTTGGCTTCTCTGAGCAAGACCGTCGAGAGAATATTCGTCGTATTGGTGAGCTCGCTAAATTGATGGCGGATGCGGGTTTGATCGTGTTGTCAGCGTTTATTTCTCCACATCAAGCTGAAAGACAGTTAGTGCGAGACTTGCTACCCGAAGGCGAGTTTTTAGAGGTGTTTGTGAACACGCCACTCGAGGTTTGTGAGCAGCGTGACCCTAAAGGCCTATATAAGAAAGCACGTGCGGGAGAAATCCCGAACTTCACAGGTATTAGTTCAGCTTATGAAGCGCCTCGCAACCCAGAAATCGACTTACCTGCGGGCGAAAAGACACTCGATGAACTGGTCGAATTGTGTATTGATGCTTTAGAGAAACGTAATATTTTAGCCAACTGA
- a CDS encoding TIGR03899 family protein → MSETKQPVIIEHASDTQPKHEKKPHIADSANRMLHIAQSFGLDSLLSHSAKPSDKGESTLIERALLRERKRKELRQKNLEQILKLAHSSCKDEAAGDPDQDWLYRFFDMAQEIHNTSMQRLWAQVLKREVTNPGSTSMKALKILQDMTPKEALTLQRAASLGCSFGSDNSRKLLLGFKSHAGIFSFGKRDTTNTINLGGHNLPYSSLLHLIELGIILGTELESGEIDFDPALHLTYQGKGMSLAPLSKGVKLIYYRFSPTGNELCNLLGNKPNTQYYDQLIALLSQKFTVQTEVKSSVNYTV, encoded by the coding sequence ATGTCAGAAACCAAACAGCCAGTGATCATTGAGCATGCTAGCGATACACAGCCCAAGCATGAGAAAAAACCTCATATTGCCGACAGTGCAAACAGAATGCTGCACATCGCACAAAGCTTCGGCCTCGATTCCTTACTTAGTCATAGTGCAAAACCAAGCGATAAAGGTGAAAGTACCCTTATCGAACGAGCACTATTACGAGAAAGAAAACGTAAAGAACTTCGTCAAAAGAATCTAGAACAGATTCTAAAGTTGGCACATTCTTCATGTAAGGATGAAGCAGCAGGAGACCCTGATCAGGACTGGCTATACCGTTTCTTCGATATGGCACAAGAGATCCACAATACCTCGATGCAGAGGCTATGGGCTCAGGTACTAAAGAGAGAAGTGACCAACCCAGGCTCAACGTCAATGAAGGCGCTGAAGATCTTACAAGATATGACACCGAAAGAAGCACTCACTCTGCAAAGAGCGGCATCACTTGGCTGTAGCTTTGGTAGCGATAACAGCAGAAAGCTTTTACTCGGTTTTAAATCCCATGCTGGAATCTTCAGTTTTGGTAAAAGGGACACCACCAACACCATCAATCTTGGTGGACACAACCTGCCCTACTCTAGCTTGCTCCACTTGATTGAACTTGGGATTATTCTGGGCACAGAATTAGAATCTGGAGAGATTGATTTCGATCCAGCTCTGCACTTGACTTATCAAGGTAAGGGCATGTCACTAGCACCATTGTCAAAAGGGGTGAAGCTGATTTACTACCGATTCAGCCCTACAGGCAATGAGCTTTGCAACTTACTTGGCAACAAGCCTAACACGCAGTATTACGACCAACTGATTGCGCTATTGAGCCAGAAATTTACGGTTCAGACAGAAGTTAAAAGCAGTGTGAATTACACCGTCTAG